In Candidatus Polarisedimenticolia bacterium, one DNA window encodes the following:
- a CDS encoding glycosyltransferase codes for MTPLRAGSEDAPAAGEARTGLLMFVNGFGMGGTERHVVNVGRAIDRTRFDLHLGCFRRWGHFLEEIESRHVPIWEYPIDSLHNAGTLRAQLRFARDLRRLRIRIVHAYNFYPNVFALPAARLARIPLVLASIRDTGVYQTTNQKRAQRLMCRLAHCIVVNAEAVRQWLVEEGFRRDNIVVIRNGVDLSRFEKRGDGPRLRRELGIPQGAPIVAVVTRLHELKGLDYFLQAAAAVAGRYPNVRFLIVGDRYGLKDRMVVREDAYQAELERLAAHLGIAHRVVFSGFRLDIPELLAEVAVSVLPSLSEGLSNSLLESMAAGVPVVATRVGGSPEAVEDGVSGLLVPPRDAAALAEGMNALLGDAALARRLGEAARRRIADHFSLESMTRELERLYLRLLRGERPQATHGPGPGLLREDN; via the coding sequence CCCGCACCGGGCTCCTGATGTTCGTGAACGGCTTCGGCATGGGAGGCACCGAGCGGCACGTCGTGAACGTGGGGCGGGCGATCGACCGGACCCGCTTCGACCTCCACCTGGGCTGCTTCAGGCGGTGGGGCCATTTCCTCGAGGAGATCGAGAGCCGGCACGTGCCGATCTGGGAGTACCCGATCGACAGCCTGCACAACGCCGGGACGCTCCGGGCCCAGCTGCGCTTCGCCCGGGATCTGCGGCGCCTGCGCATCCGGATCGTCCATGCCTACAACTTCTATCCCAACGTCTTCGCCCTGCCGGCGGCCCGTCTGGCCCGCATTCCGCTCGTCCTCGCCTCCATAAGGGACACGGGCGTGTACCAGACGACGAACCAGAAGCGCGCCCAGAGGCTCATGTGCCGTCTGGCCCACTGCATCGTGGTGAACGCCGAGGCGGTGAGGCAGTGGCTGGTGGAGGAAGGGTTCCGCCGGGACAACATCGTCGTCATCCGGAACGGCGTCGACCTGTCGCGGTTCGAGAAGCGCGGAGACGGCCCCCGCCTGCGCCGCGAGCTGGGGATTCCGCAGGGCGCCCCCATCGTGGCGGTGGTGACGCGGCTGCACGAGCTCAAGGGACTCGACTACTTCCTGCAGGCGGCCGCCGCCGTGGCGGGTCGCTACCCCAATGTCCGGTTCCTGATCGTGGGGGATCGGTACGGCCTGAAGGACAGGATGGTGGTGCGGGAGGACGCCTACCAGGCCGAGCTGGAACGCCTGGCGGCGCATCTCGGGATCGCGCACCGTGTGGTGTTCAGCGGCTTCCGGCTGGACATCCCGGAGCTCCTGGCCGAGGTCGCCGTGTCGGTGCTGCCGTCCCTGAGCGAGGGGCTGTCGAACTCCCTGCTCGAGTCGATGGCGGCGGGAGTTCCGGTCGTCGCCACCCGGGTCGGGGGGAGCCCCGAGGCGGTGGAGGACGGCGTGTCGGGGCTCCTGGTGCCGCCGCGCGACGCCGCCGCGCTGGCGGAGGGGATGAACGCGCTCCTGGGGGATGCCGCCCTGGCGCGCAGACTGGGCGAGGCTGCGAGGCGCCGGATCGCGGACCACTTCTCTCTCGAGAGCATGACGCGGGAGCTCGAGCGTCTGTATCTGAGATTGCTTCGGGGGGAGCGCCCGCAGGCCACGCACGGTCCGGGGCCCGGACTCCTCCGCGAGGACAACTAG